The genomic region GGTGTGAGCGCAGGCGTGTCCCGCGGCGGCGTCGAGGCCTATGGGCTCGACACGCAGGTGTATGCCTGCGGCCCCCGGTGCCCACAGCGCCCCAAGAGCCCCCGTTCGCCCCGTACCCCATGAGCACCGGGGTGGGCGGGTCCAGCGCCTCACACCAGAGGCGTCGTCCACAAGAGGAGGAAGCACGTGACCATCGCGTTGGAACGTCCCGTGGGCACCACCGACCCGATCACCCTGGTTGACCCCGAGGTGACCAACCGGCTCGCCCTTCGCATCACCACCGACCACCCCGACATCGGCGGGGCGACCGCCCGCCGCATCATCGGCCAGGCCGCCGCGTTCGTCGCCGCTTCCGGGCAGCAGCCCGGGCAGTCCCTCGCCCCGAGCAAGCTGGTCGACATCGGGTGGCACGCGTTCATCCTGCACACCCTCGACTACGCCGACTTCTGCCAGCAGGTCGTCGGCCAGTTCGTGCACCACGTACCCACCGCGAAAGCGCCCGGCGGCAGCGCCGAGACCCGACAGCGCACCCTCGCAGCCATCACGGCGGCCGGGTACACCATCGACCACGACCTGTGGGGCAGCTCGGCGGACTGCAACCAGTGCCACGCCGGATGCACCGACAGCCCCAACACGTAGCAGCGCGCCCATGCAAGACTCCAGCCGTCCGGTGTCTCCACCGGACGGCTGGCCCGAAGAGCGGAGCTTGAGGTGACGGACACAGCGATCGCCTGGGACACGTACTCGCGGCAGCGGCCCGAACGCCGGCCGGTGAACGCGGCTGGCGAGACGACCTGGTTCAACTGGACCCAGTACCCCGACCACGGGCCTGGATCTGAGCTCTTGCGCCTGCCGCCCGGGGGCCGCGCACTGGACCTCGGCTGCGGCAAGGGCGGCAACGCTGCGCACCTGGCCGCGATCGGCATGCGCTCCGTCGGTATCGACGTCTCGACCGCACAGCTGCACTCAGCCGAAGAGCGCTGGGAGTGCTTCACTGGCCTGGAACTCCACCAGGTCGACGCTGTCAGCTTCCTGCGGGAGACGGCGGAGCCCTTCGACGCGGTGTACTCGGTGTACGGGGCGCTCTGGTTCACCGACCCGGCCCGGCTGCTGCCTGCTGTACATAAGCGTCTGCGCCCTGGCGGTCGGCTGGTGTTCTCGCAGCGGCCTCCCGTCGAGGGCTGCTACGGCTGCCAGGCCTCGTACATTCCGCGTGGCCCGGACGAGGACCCGCTCGTCGTGAAGCGGTGGGACTACGAGCCCGACGCGTGGGAGCAGCTGCTGGCTGGGCACGGCTACATGGACGTACGAGCGATGGTTCTGCCAGCGCCGCCCGGGCCGCGCACGGTGGGGACGCTGATCGTCCAGGCTCGCGCGTGACTCAGACCGGCCCCGCTCGTCTGCTGCCCCCGTGGCGGATGGGCGGGGCCTCCTGGTCATCGGACGAGTTCAGCGAGGGGCACTCTCAGGGCGTCGGCGATGAGGAGCAGCTCGGTGAGGCTGGGGGCGCGCTGAGCGGTCTCGTACCGGTGGATCGTCTTGTGGTCGAGGCCGACGCGCTCGCCCAGCTGGACCTGGGAGAAGCCTGCATGTCGGCGGGTTTCGCGGATGCGGTCCCCGATGACCCTGCGGCGGGCTAATACCCAGTCGGGCAGGGGGTCGATTGGCACCCGATAAAGCTGTAACGATCATGACGCCGCGTCTTTACCCGTATGGGTAAATATCGCGAGCACGATGGGGAAGGCGTGTGTTAGGGACTGCCACCCCCCAGCGCATACGGATGACGCCCGGTGTACCTCTGTCCGCCGGAATGCGTCGTTCCTGGCTCTGACTCCGGTCAGAGCAAGCCGCCCCACCCCGCGCACGGGGTGGGGCGGTCTACGTTTGTACGAGCGCCCCCCGCCGATCCGCTCGGCGGGGGTCGCCGCCCGCGGGCCAGGCCTCCCCGCCCGAGTCCCGCAGGTGGCGACGAGCCTCTGTCTGGCGCGCGAGGGGAGTCACGCCGTCCTCGTCTGTGCTGGCAGCCTATGACGCCTGCCCGGTAGATCAAGTCCCCCGCACAGGCGATGACAAATTCATGATCACTTGGGGGTGTGGACTCTATGCGGACTTTGATCATGAAAGCGCCCTCCGGGATGTGGTCCCGGAGGGCGTCTGACCTGCAGTGGAGCCTAGGGGAGTCGAACCCCTGACATCTGCCATGCAAAGACAGCGCTCTACCAACTGAGCTAAGGCCCCGGAAGAGGAACGTCCGCCCGGAGGAACCACGTCCCGGTCGGCGTCGGAGACCAGAGTACCGGGTCACCCCCGTGATTCCGCAAAAGGATTGGGGGTCCCCGTCGCCGACCACTCTCCGTAAGATGCTCGGCGTGGTTCGCTACCGCGAACCGCCGTACTTGGGGAAGCGATGGGGAGACGCAATGGACGCCGCACAGCAGGAAGCCACCGCAAGAGCGCGGGAACTGCAGCGGAACTGGTACGGGGAGCCGTTGGGGGCGCTCTTCCGTAGGCTGATCGACGATCTTGGTCTCAACCAGGCTCGTCTCGCGGGGGTTCTGGGACTGTCCGCACCGATGCTCTCGCAGCTGATGAGCGGTCAGCGGGCGAAGATCGGCAATCCCGCTGTGGTGCAGCGGGTGCAGCTGCTTCAGGACCTGGCGGGGCAGGTCGCGGACGGCAGCGTGAGCGCGGCCGAGGCCACCGAACGCATGGAGGAGATCAAGAAGTCACAGGGGGGCTCGGTGCTCAGCAACACCACGCAGACGACGAGCAGTTCGGGGGCGCCCACGGTCAAGCGCGTCGTCCGGGAGATCCAGTCGCTGCTGCGCTCGGTCGCGGCGGCGGGCGACATCATCGACGCCGCGGAGACCCTCGCCCCGACGCACCCGGAACTGGCCGAGTTCCTCCGGGTGTACGGCGCCGGCCGCACCTCGGACGCGGTCGCGCACTACCAGTCCCACCAGAGCTGACCCCGCCTCCCGGCTGCCGAAGGGGGTTCGGCACCGGGCGTCGGGTGAGGTGAAGGGGGCCGCGTCACGGTACGGGCGGGCACGAGGGGGCGTGTGCCGTACGGGGGAACCGGTCGACGCGAGGGGGCGTGTATCGCTCATCGGGGGAGCCAAGGGGAGCCGTTTCGCCCGTCGGGGAGTCGTAACGCTCACCGAGGGGGAAGCAAGGGGGGAGACCACAGGGGGAGGAGCGACGTACAGCCATGGGTGAGGTGTTCGCCGGCCGGTACGAACTGGTCGATCCGATCGGACGCGGAGGGGTCGGCGCCGTCTGGCGCGCCTGGGACCACCGCCGCCGCCGCTATGTGGCCGCCAAGGTCCTGCTCCAGAGCGACGCGCACTCGCTGCTGCGCTTCGTCCGCGAACAGGCCCTGCGGATCGACCACCCCCATGTGCTCGCCCCCGCCAGCTGGGCCGCCGACGACGACAAGGTCCTCTTCACCATGGACCTGGTCGCCGGCGGCTCACTGGTCCACCTAGTCGGCGACTACGGCCCTCTGCCGCCGGCCTTCGTCTGCACGCTGCTCGACCAGCTGCTGGCGGGGCTGGCCGCGGTGCACGCGGAGGACGTCGTGCACCGCGACGTCAAACCCGCCAACATCCTTCTGGAAGCCACCGGTACGGGCCGGCCGCGGCTGCGGCTGTCCGACTTCGGCATCGCCATGCGGCTGGGCGAGCCCCGCCTCACGGAGACCAACCTCGTGGTGGGGACGCCCGGTTATCTCGCGCCCGAGCAGATGTTGGGCGCGGAGCCGGACTTCCCCGCCGACCTTTTCGCCGTGGGCCTGGTCGCGCTGTACCTGCTGGAGGGCGCCAAGCCGGACAGCAAGGCGCTCATCCAGTACTTCGCCGAGCACGGAACCCCCGGTGCGCCCAAGGGCATTCCGGAGCCGCTGTGGCAGGTGGTGGCCACGCTGCTCCAGCCGGACCCGCAGGCCCGGTTCCGCACGGCCACGGGGGCACGCAAGGCGCTCGCCGCCGCCGTGGAGCTCCTGCCCGAGCCGGGCCCGGACGACGAGCTGATCGAGATCTTCGACCAACTCGGCCCGCTGCCCCCGGGGTTCGGGCCGAACGGACCACTGGAGAAAGCCCGGGGTCTGCGACCGAGAGAGGACGAGCCGCCCGGCCCGGCGACGGACGAGGAGAGCTCCGGTCCGGCAGCCGACCAGCAGCGGTACGGTTCCGCAGCCGACCAGCAGCGGTACGGTCCGGCGGCCCAGGAGCCACCCCGGCAGGACGCCCAGGCCCCCTCGGGAACGGAGGCGTCGGCGTCGTGGCAGGGCTCCGCCGCGCCCGGCGACGGCGACGCCTGGTCCGACCCGGGCGCAGCGGTCGTACAGCCCGGCTCCGGCCAGGACACCGCGCCACCGGCGGCCCCCGCTCAGCCGCCCTCCATGTCGGACACCGGCAGCTTCCACCTGCCGCCGCCCCAGGCCACCGCCACCAACTCCGCCACGCCGGGCGACGCACAGGGCGATCCACCGGCCTCACACCAGCAGGCCCTCTACTCCCCCTACGACCCCACACACGCCCTGTCCCCGTCCCAGCCGCTCCCACCGGCGTACCCGAACCACGCGGGTTATCCCGGTCAGTCGCTGCCCCCCGCAACCCAGCAGCACACCAACACCTCCACGGCCCCCTACACCGCCCAGACCCCGCAGACCCCGACCCCGCAAGTCCCACCGTCCGGCCAAGGGACTCCGTCCGGCCAAGGGACTCCGTCCGGACAGGGCACTTCACGGCACCGAGCACACCGCCCGCCCCGCCGCCCCGGTCCCCCGGCCAAGGTCGCGGTCCCGCTCCTGCTCCTCGCCCTGGCCTGCTACGCCGTGGGGTTCTGGGCCCTGACCCGCATCTGAGCACGCGTGAGCACCAGCCCGGGCGGCCGCCCGGCTCCCTCACCCGGCGCCTACCCGGTGCTCCTCCGCCGAGCCACCACGGTCCACACCCCGAGCCCCACCAGCAGCGCGCTCCCCGTGCCGATGCCGCCTACCGCGACGACCCGCATCGCCGTGTCGTCACCTCCGGCCACGCCCTCGGCCGCCGCCTCCCGGTCCTGGTCCGAGACCTCGAAGACACCCTTCGGCTCGGACTCGCCCACGTAGTCGGGCCCGCCCCGCGCCGCCCCGCTCACCCGGACCCGCAATGTCATCGGGAACGGCCCGTCCCCGAAGGTGTCGGCGACGCTCTCGGCGAGGTGGGCGACGAGGTAATAGGAGCCGGCGAAGCGCACCGCAGCGACCCGGCCGACGGCGGCGTAGCGGTTGGCGTGGTCGACCGGCGGCAGGATGGGCAGGCTGCCGGACTTCTGGCCGCCGTCGTAGCCGACGCCCACGTCGGCGACGGGGCCGCGCGCCGGGTTGTACAGGGCCAGGTCCAGCGCGTCGGGCGCGTAGCCGGTGCCGCCGGAGGCCGAGCTGCCCAGGTCGGCGGTGACGTGGAGCTGCTGGCCCCAGTCGACCGGCACCTCGTAGAAGAGCGTCTCGCCGGGCCGGATGTCGTCCCGCCAGACCCCCTGGTCCAGCGGGGTCGCCCCGGCGAACCCCGCACCGCCCCGGCGGTCCTCCGCCTCCCCTTGGAGCGGCTCGGGCGAGGCGGAGTTCCACACCTCGGGTGCGCTGGTCGGCCCGGTCTTCGCCGTCCGGGGCTCCGTCATCGCGACGAGTTCCAGGTCCCAGGCGTCGGGCGAGGAGCCCTCGCCCTTCGGGTCGACGCGCTCGACGGACACGTAGTAGGCCCCGGCCTCCCGGCACAGCGGCTTGGTGGGCGAGATCTCGCGCCGGCCCCATGCCGCGATCGGGTGCGGACTGCGGGCGGCGCCGAAGCTCGCCGTGTCGACGGAACAGGGGGCGCCGTCGTCGTCCTGCACGGACACCTTGAGCCCGTCGATGACGGAGACGGTACTGCCGGGGGAGGGGACGGCCGTGACGGAGACGTACGCGTTCGAGGTGGCGTCGAGCTGGAGGCGGTAACTGACCTTGCCGCTGCTCGGGAGGGAGCTCTTGTAGGCCGTGCCGGGCGTCAGCGCCACGGCGTCAGCGGTGCTCCTCGCCCCCTCGATGTGCCGGGCGTCGTCGGCGAAGGCGTACGGACTCGGCGACTGAGCCGCCGTACCGGACGCCCCGGCGGCGGCCGGGGCGGCCTGGCCGGGCACCACGGCGGCCGTCGTACCCAGCACCACCGCCACGACGCCCAGGCGCACGAGCACCGACGGACGACGGCCGCGCCACGCGCCCGCACGCCCCCACGCCGTACGACACCGTCCCCTCACGCGCCACCCCTCCCGTCACCGGACCGCAGAACCGCCGTGCGCCCTCGAACCGTGGAACCGTGGCCCATCCTGCCCCGCCGCCGCGCCCGGCACCCCGCCGTCCGCGCAAACACACAAAACCCCGACCGCGAGGCGGCCGGGGTGTGCTCGGTATGGGATGTCGTGACTCACGAACCCGTGGGCACGGAGTCAGTCGCCTCCGTCCACAGATCCTGCTCGGCGCGATCCGCCTGGATCTGGCGGTACACGAGGAGCCCGCCGATGGCGGCCAGTGCGACCAGGAGAAGCTTCTTCACCGCGCGACCTCGTCTTTCCTTGACGTAGGGGACCTCTGGCGCCCGACTATACACACCGACCGATACCGATCGGTGACCTGAGTCGGCCCTCAACTCCCGTCCGGGGAACCGCGATAGCAGCGGAGTCCGCCACTCCAACCGGAGAGTGATCACACGCCGACCGACGGTTACTTCGACCCCTCTCGCCCCTTTCCTCACCTTTTCGCACCTCTTGCGCCCATCCGGGTGGTGTTCATCCGAACATCGACGCGCCACGGGCGTCGGTCCACCACTTCTCGGCCCCCATACACATCATGAGGAAAGTACGCAAATCGCCCGACCCGAAAGTGAGGGGTTATGGCCCGGAACAAGGTCATGAAGCTCTGGACCGCCATCGTCACCGCCTTCCTCGCCCTGTGCACGGCGCTCGGATTCGTCACCACGACCGCCGCGGCGGCGGTACCGCAGACCGAGCAGGAGCGCAACAGCGCGCTCATCCCGCAGCAGCGGACGGCACCGGCGGCGGCCGCCCCCAGGTCCTTGTCCTACGCCAGGGCCCTGCCCCCCACGATGAAACAGCGCATCCACGCCGAGGCCCACGGCAAGTCCCCCAGCTGCCGCCACCGCACGCTCGCGGATACGACGGCGTCCCCCACCGCCCACTGCCCCGTCGACGACACCGAGGCCGACCCGGCGGACCATCTCACTCCGCTCCAGCGCTGAGATCACCGGCATCTCCCGGCGATCCGCGTACAGGCCCGGCGGCTCCCAGGAGCCGCCGGGCCTTCTTCGACGAGTGATGTCAGCCCTTGGAGAGCGTGACCTGTGACTCCTGCTGTCCGGTGTCGACCGTCACCGGGTAGTCCCGGTCGTCCGCCCGGGCCCTGCTGCGTATCGTCGCGGCACCGGGCTGGAACGAGGTGCCGGGCTCCTGGCTGGTGAGGCTGACCGACCAGGGGACGGGCGCACCCGGGGTGCAGGCCACGGTCGTCTGGTAGGACGCGCCCGGCGTCCCCTTCTTCTGGATCTGGAAGACCTGCCCGTTGAGCGAAACGCTCGCGGGCTTGTTGCACGTCACGGTGCCGCCGACGGTGACCCGCCCCTCCGGCACCTCCACCGTGCCCTCGGGGTCGACGGTCATCCCCATGGCCAGTTCGGCCGGAGGCTCGGGCATGACCGCGTGCACCGCACCGCGCAGCGGCACCGTCGAGCCGTTGCAGTACTGCTCGAAGGTGGCGTCGAGCTCGCTGATGTAGCCGTAGGGGCCGAAGGCGATGTGCTCGATGGTGAAGGAACCGGAGTTGGTGTTGCACCACTTCTCGGTCCCGTTGTCGGTCCCGCTGAACACCAGTTCCGGATCCTCCGGCTGGGCGTCGGGCCACTGCTTCGCCCCGGTGTACGTGGTGCCCTCGGTCAGCTTCTGACCGTCGGGGGCGGCGACGATGAGCCGCCAGAGCGTGCCCTGCTCCGCGTCCACCGCGACGGTCAGGCTGTTCCCGTCCGTGCTGCCCTGGACGTCGAACATCTGGACCGCTCCAGCCGTGTACTCGTACGACTGACCTCCGGATATGGGCTCACCCGCGTCGCCGCTGAAGCTCAGCGTTCCCGACGCCGCGCTGTAGGCCTGCGCGGTGCCCGCCAGCGGTGCGACCGCGAGCGCGGCCATCGCCGCGACAACCCCCACCGTCCGGGCCAGGACGCGTCTGGGCATGGTGCTTCTCGTCAAGGTTCCCCCCAAGGGAATGACTCCGGGGAGGCCGGCCGGCCTCACTCAAGAAGCGCTGGGACGTCGGCAAGCGTCACAGGAGCCTCATAGGCAACGCACGCGCTTCCCGGGGTACTTCCCGATCCCCTGTCCCCCACGAAGTCGCACGACGCAAGCGGGGCAGGACGAACGAGTACAGACGCCCCCAGGCGGCCCAACAGCGCATGCGCGGTCGGGGAGCGAGAGATGTGCTGGACACGTCCCGACCGTCGACACAGGGAGTAAACCAATGCGTCTGCCTACCATCGCCGCAGCCGCCGCTTTGGCTTTGACCGGTGCCCTCTCCATCGTGGGCACGACGGCCGCCCACGCCCAACCCGAACCACCTACCCCACCCGCCGTGGTCGTCCCTCCGCCCAACGTCGTCGTCCCTCCTGGAGCCGTGGTCATCCCTCCCCCCAACGCAGTCGTCCCTGCTGGAGCCGTGGTCGTCCCTCCGCTCGGGGAGATGCCTCCCGGGCAGGACGGCTGAGGAACCCACCCGGTCGCTTGCCCGGACCGCGACATGCGCCGGGCGACAGGGGGTGGAGGATTTGCGGGGCAATAGCGGGGCAACAAGATCAACACATGTAGAAGCCCGGTAGTCCTGGAGACCTACCGGGCTTCTCACCTGGCGCTTTGCCGATGTGGGGCTAACAGGATTCGAACCTGTGGCCTCATCCTTATCAGGTCGATCATGGGACCCCTGGAACATCGGCCAACTCGTCTCCCGCCTCGACTGGCTGTCCGTCGAGGCTCGGCGGTGTACGCCGCTGTCCGGCCTTGTTGGTGTCAGGTACTGGTGTCAGCGATGAGGGACGCTCATGACAAACCCAACACAGCCTACTAAGCGGCTCCGCCGAAGTCTGCTGCTGATCCGCACCTGCGGTACAAACCTGGCCGCTCCTGGTGAACGGGGCTCGGGGGTGAGCTTGTGACAAGATCGCGGGATGCTGCGACTCACCGATTTCATTGTCGACTGCCCGGACACGATGAAGCTGGCGGCTTTCTACTCCGAGGTGACGGGCCGTCCGATCAAGAAAGGCAGCTCCGCGGACTGGGCTGGCATCCAGTTCGGCGAGATCGAGCTGGCATTCATCCGGGTGGATGACTACCGCGCTCCGCAGTGGCCCGACACCGAGCACCCCAAGCAGTTCCACCTCGACTTCGAAGTGGACGAGATCGAGTCCGAGCAGCGCCGCGTCCTCGACCTCGGCGCGACGCTGAGGCAGGACTTCATCGGCCCCAACGGCTACGGCTGGCAGGTCTACACCGACCCGATCGGCCATCCCTTCTGCCTGTGCCGCAACAAGGGCGTCATCTGGACCGACCAGGGCCCGATCTGGCCCAAGCGCGACTAATTAGCCGCCCACTTCCTCACCACCACTCGTCCCAGCTCCCATCCCGTCTGCCGTCGACCCACAAACCGTGGAGCGGGCGTGGTCCCTGGCGTCCAGGTGGAGCGCGCCACTGTACGAACGACCTGGACGCCATGGGCCGCGTCTGCTCGGCTCTGCCTGGGTCGATGGCGGGCAGGATGGGAGCTCCCCCGCGCACGCCACTACTCCGCCGGCACTCGCGAACGGCGCCCCCGCCATCACGGTCCGGCTCGCCCGGCACACCTGCGACACCCTGCTCGCCTTCCTGAAGGCACCCCACGGTGGCTCAGGCGATCCTCCGGCACAGCCAGATCAGCATGACCATGGACGTCTACACGCACGTGGTCGGCGACAGTGAGCGGGAAGCGGTCGGCATGCTCGCGGAGCTGCTGGAAGATCCGCTCATCGGCTGACCACCGCTGTTGGTGTCAACCGTAGGTGTCAAAAGACCCCCAGCCGTATCGACTGGGGGTCTTCTCGCTGGTGGGGCTAACAGGATTTGAACCTGTGGCCTCATCCTTATCAGGGATGCGCTCTAACCAACTGAGCTATAGCCCCGCCGCGCTCTGCGGTGTGTGTCCCGCGCGCTGACCCCTGAAGATTAGCGCACGACATGGGCAGTCCCAAAATCGGTTGTCGGGACAACGTCAAAGGACGTCACTCGTCCTCGGCGAGCGTCAGCTCCACACCGCCCACGAAGCCCGCGGAGAGGTTGTAGATGAACGCGCCGAGCGTCGCGAGAGCCGTAGCCAGGACGACGTCGATGACCGCGATGATCGACGTGAACATCAGGACGTTGGGCAGCGACAGGAAGGCCTGGAGGTCGAAGCCGTTCGACTCGTTGGAGCCGGTCGCCTCGGAGATCGTGCCGCCGACCGTGGAGAAGACGCCCATCGCGTCCATCACCATCCACAGCACGGCGGCCGCCACGATCGTGCAGATGCCCAGGGCGATGGAGAGCAGGAAGCTGACCTTCATCACCGACCACGGGTCGGCCTTGGCCACGCGCAGGCGGGCCTTGCGGACGCGCGGCGTGGTGCGCGCACCCGTGCGCGGACGCCGTACGGCAGCGGCGCCGGCACCGGCCGCCGCCGGCTGCGCCGGGTAGGCCTGCGGCGGGTGGTACGGCCCGGCCTGCTGCTGTGCCTGCCGTTCCCCCGGCAGGGGGGAGGCCGTCTGTCCGGCGGTGCCCTGCTCCTGCGCGGCCGGCTCGGGCTGCGGCTGGGCGCCGGACGCGGACGGGCCCGCTCCAGCGGTCTGCTGCTGGGTCTGCGGACCTCTGGTGTCCGTCACAGTTCCCCCCTGTGATCCATGCGTGTCAGGCGAGGGCGAGTCCTTGGTCGGGGACTTGATCGCCTTCAGGTTGGTCGTGTGCGGGTCCGCCGCACGCGCGGCGGAGCCACGGCCGCCGTCGTCCGTGTCCGTACCCTTCGAGGTACCGGTCGGTCCGGCGCCCGTGGCTCCGCTCACGCTGACTCACTCCTCGTGCTACTCGGGCGAGGGCACCTCACCCTCGTCCGTGCCGGTGGTCGCGGCACCTTCGGCGGTCTCGTCGACGACCACGTCGCCGTCGACCTCCTCCGCCTCGCGTCCCGCCTCGGCGTTGCGTGCGATGCCGACGACGGCATCGCGCTTGCCCAGATTGATCAGTTGGACGCCCATGGTGTCACGGCCGGTTTCCCTGATCTCGTTGACTCGCGTACGAATCACACCGCCGCCCAGCGTGATGGCGAGGATCTCGTCGGTCTCCTCGACCACCAGCGCGCCGACGAGAGATCCACGGTCCTCCACGATCTTGGCGGCCTTGATGCCGAGGCCGCCGCGACCCTGGACGCGGTACTCGTCGACGTTGGTCCGCTTCGCGTACCCGCCGTCGGTGGCAGTGAACACGAACGTACCGGGTCGAACAACATTCATCGAGAGCAGCTCGTCGCCCTCGCGGAAGCTCATGCCCTTGACGCCCGAGGTGGCGCGGCCCATGGGACGCAGGGTTTCGTCGGACGCTGTGAACCTGATCGACTGTGCCTTTTTGCTGATCAGAAGCAGATCGTCGTCCGACGAGACCAGTTCGGCTCCGATCAGTTCGTCGTCCGAACCGTCCTCCATCGAACGGAGGTTGATCGCGATCACACCGCCGGAACGCGGCGAATCGTAATCCTTCAGAGGCGTCTTCTTCACAAGTCCGGCCTTGGTGGCGAGAACGAGGTACGGAACCGCCTCGTAGTCGCGGATCGCCAGGATCTCGGCGATCGCCTCGTCCGGCTGGAAGGCGAGCAGGTTCGCGACGTGCTGGCCGCGTGCGTCCCGGCCGGCGTCGGGCAGTTCGTAGCCCTTGACGCGGTAGACGCGGCCCTTGTTGGTGAAGAACAGCAGCCAGTGGTGCGTCGTGGACACGAAGAAGTGGTCGACGATGTCGTCTTCCTTGAGCTTCGTGCCGCGGACGCCCTTGCCGCCGCGCTTCTGGGCGCGGTAGTCGTCGGTCTTGGTGCGCTTGATGTAGCCGCCCCGGGTGACCGTGACGACGATGTCCTCCTCGGCGATCAGGTCCTCGATGGACATGTCGCCCTCGTAGGGGATCAGCTTGGTCTTGCGGTCGTCGCCGTACTTCTCGACGATCGCGGCCAACTCCGCGCTGACGATGCCGCGCTGACGGACCGGGGAGGCCAGGATCTCGTTGTACTCGTTGATCTTCGCCTGGAGTTCGTCGTGCTCCTGGACGATCTTCTGGCGCTCCAGGGCGGCCAGTCGGCGCAGCTGCATCTCGAGGATGGCGTTGGCCTGGATCTCGTCGATCTCCAGGAGGCTCATCAGGCCGCCGCGCGCGATGTCGACGGTGTCGCTGCGCCGGATCAGCGCGATGACCTCGTCGATGGCGTCCAGGGCCTTCAGCAGACCGCGCAGGATGTGCGCGCGCTCCTCGGCCTTGCGCAGCCGGAAGCGCGTACGGCGGACGATGACCTCGATCTGGTGGGTCACCCAGTGGCGGATGAACGCGTCGAGCGAGAGCGTGCGCGGCACGCCGTCCACCAGCGCCAGCATGTTGGCGCCGAAGTTCGTCTGCAGGTCGGTGTGCTTGTAGAGGTTGTTCAGCACGACCTTGGCGACCGCGTCCCGCTTCAGCACGATGACCAGGCGCTGGCCGGTGCGGGAGGAGGTCTCGTCGCGGACGTCCGCGATGCCGCCGATCTTGCCGTCCTTGACCAGGTCGGCAATCTTCTGGGCGAGGTTGTCCGGGTTGACCTGGTACGGCAGTTCCGTGACCACCAGGCACTGGCGGTTCTGGATCTCCTCGACCGCGACGACCGCGCGCATGGTGATGGAGCCGCGGCCGGTGCGGTACGCCTCCTCGATGCCCTTGCGGCCGACGACGAGCGCGCCGGTCGGGAAGTCCGGGCCCTTGATGCGCTCGATCAGCGCGTCCAGGAGCTCCTCGTGGGACGCCTCGGGGTTCTCCAGGTACCACTGCGCCCCGGCGGCGACCTCGCGCAGGTTGTGCGGCGGGATGTTGGTCGCCATGCCGACCGCGATGCCGGCCGAGCCGTTGATCAGCAGGTTCGGGAAGCGGGCCGGCAGGACGGTCGGCTCCTGGGAGCGGCCGTCGTAGTTGTCCGTGAAGTCGACGGTCTCCTCGTCGATGTCACGGACCATCTCCATCGACAGCGGCGCCATCTTGCACTCGGTGTACCGCATCGCCGCCGCCGGGTCGTTGCCCGGGGAGCCGAAGTTGCCGTTGGAGTCGACGAGCGGCATGCGCATCGACCACGACTGGGCGAGGCGCACGAGGGCGTCGTAGATGGAGGAGTCGCCGTGCGGGTGGTAGTTGCCCATGACGTCGCCGACGACGCGGGCGCACTTGTAGAAGCCGCGCTCGGGGCGGTAGCCGCCGTCGTACATGGCGTACAGCACGCGGCGGTGGACGGGCTTGAGGCCGTCGCGGACGTCCGGCAGCGCACGCGAGACGATGACGGACATCGCGTAGTCGAGGTACGAGCGCTGCATCTCCGTCTCGAGCCCGACGGGCTCGACGCGCATGGCCAGGGCGTCACCCTCGGGCGTCGTCACGGGAGTGTTCTCGTCGGTCATTGCTGGTGAAGGTCCTTCCTGGTGCGGTCAGCTGAGACCGACTCAGATGTCGAGGAAGCGGACGTCCTTGGCGTTGCGCTGGATGAACGCGCGGCGGGCCTCGACGTCCT from Streptomyces chartreusis NRRL 3882 harbors:
- the gyrA gene encoding DNA gyrase subunit A — translated: MTDENTPVTTPEGDALAMRVEPVGLETEMQRSYLDYAMSVIVSRALPDVRDGLKPVHRRVLYAMYDGGYRPERGFYKCARVVGDVMGNYHPHGDSSIYDALVRLAQSWSMRMPLVDSNGNFGSPGNDPAAAMRYTECKMAPLSMEMVRDIDEETVDFTDNYDGRSQEPTVLPARFPNLLINGSAGIAVGMATNIPPHNLREVAAGAQWYLENPEASHEELLDALIERIKGPDFPTGALVVGRKGIEEAYRTGRGSITMRAVVAVEEIQNRQCLVVTELPYQVNPDNLAQKIADLVKDGKIGGIADVRDETSSRTGQRLVIVLKRDAVAKVVLNNLYKHTDLQTNFGANMLALVDGVPRTLSLDAFIRHWVTHQIEVIVRRTRFRLRKAEERAHILRGLLKALDAIDEVIALIRRSDTVDIARGGLMSLLEIDEIQANAILEMQLRRLAALERQKIVQEHDELQAKINEYNEILASPVRQRGIVSAELAAIVEKYGDDRKTKLIPYEGDMSIEDLIAEEDIVVTVTRGGYIKRTKTDDYRAQKRGGKGVRGTKLKEDDIVDHFFVSTTHHWLLFFTNKGRVYRVKGYELPDAGRDARGQHVANLLAFQPDEAIAEILAIRDYEAVPYLVLATKAGLVKKTPLKDYDSPRSGGVIAINLRSMEDGSDDELIGAELVSSDDDLLLISKKAQSIRFTASDETLRPMGRATSGVKGMSFREGDELLSMNVVRPGTFVFTATDGGYAKRTNVDEYRVQGRGGLGIKAAKIVEDRGSLVGALVVEETDEILAITLGGGVIRTRVNEIRETGRDTMGVQLINLGKRDAVVGIARNAEAGREAEEVDGDVVVDETAEGAATTGTDEGEVPSPE
- a CDS encoding DUF3566 domain-containing protein, with the translated sequence MSGATGAGPTGTSKGTDTDDGGRGSAARAADPHTTNLKAIKSPTKDSPSPDTHGSQGGTVTDTRGPQTQQQTAGAGPSASGAQPQPEPAAQEQGTAGQTASPLPGERQAQQQAGPYHPPQAYPAQPAAAGAGAAAVRRPRTGARTTPRVRKARLRVAKADPWSVMKVSFLLSIALGICTIVAAAVLWMVMDAMGVFSTVGGTISEATGSNESNGFDLQAFLSLPNVLMFTSIIAVIDVVLATALATLGAFIYNLSAGFVGGVELTLAEDE